Proteins encoded together in one bacterium window:
- a CDS encoding pre-16S rRNA-processing nuclease YqgF: MTVLGIDPGRDKCGVVICVPGHVVARAIVPPAELPSLVARWTAEHRTDVIVVGGGTGSRQVMAALAGLAASPRIPAVVIAEERETTLSARRRYFTEHPPRGWRRLVPLSFQVPPEPYDDYAAVVIAEQYLARAGAAGGEAPAKSNTSSLS, translated from the coding sequence GTGACCGTACTCGGCATCGACCCGGGACGGGACAAGTGCGGGGTCGTGATCTGCGTCCCCGGCCACGTTGTCGCCAGAGCCATCGTCCCGCCCGCGGAGCTCCCGAGTCTGGTCGCGCGGTGGACGGCCGAGCATCGGACCGATGTGATCGTCGTGGGCGGCGGCACCGGATCACGGCAGGTGATGGCCGCGCTGGCCGGCCTCGCGGCGTCGCCCCGCATCCCCGCCGTCGTGATCGCGGAAGAGCGGGAAACCACGCTCTCCGCCAGGCGGCGCTACTTCACTGAGCATCCGCCGCGCGGGTGGCGGCGCCTGGTGCCGCTGTCGTTTCAGGTGCCGCCCGAGCCGTACGATGACTACGCGGCCGTGGTGATCGCAGAGCAGTATCTCGCCCGGGCCGGCGCCGCCGGAGGCGAGGCTCCCGCGAAATCGAACACCAGTTCGCTATCATGA
- a CDS encoding GuaB3 family IMP dehydrogenase-related protein, whose amino-acid sequence MEFIGKGRAARRTYGFEEIALVPASATVDPEDVDTSWQVAGRTFALPVIAAAMDSVVDVGMAIALSRLGATAVLNLEGVQTRYASPREALERLADAPPDRVVSVMQDVYREPIKDELVARRVSEIRSGGGVPVVSTTPASAGRLAPLAAEAGAEILLVQSTVITEQHRSERGRALSLRDLVAQTKIPVMAGNCVSYEAALQLFESGVSAVFVGVGPGAACTSRKVLGVGVPQATAVMDVAAARAEFARRTGRHVPVVADGGISVGGEIAKSIACGADAVMLGSLFARAEEAPGRGFHWGMATPHAALPRGTRIAVHTAGTLRDILHGPARVDDGSQNLIEALRTAMGMCGARSIRQMQQAEVIIAPALVTEGKTMQIAQRVGQGR is encoded by the coding sequence ATGGAGTTTATCGGCAAGGGGCGCGCCGCCCGCCGCACGTACGGGTTCGAGGAGATCGCGCTCGTGCCGGCGTCGGCGACGGTCGATCCCGAGGACGTCGACACCTCGTGGCAGGTCGCCGGACGGACGTTTGCCCTGCCCGTCATCGCCGCGGCCATGGACAGCGTCGTAGACGTCGGGATGGCGATTGCCCTGTCGCGGCTCGGGGCGACGGCCGTGCTCAACCTGGAAGGCGTCCAGACGCGGTACGCCAGTCCCCGCGAAGCGCTCGAGCGTCTCGCCGACGCCCCTCCCGATCGCGTTGTGTCCGTGATGCAGGACGTGTACCGCGAGCCGATCAAGGACGAACTCGTCGCCCGGCGGGTCTCCGAGATCCGGTCCGGCGGCGGGGTGCCGGTGGTCTCGACGACGCCGGCCTCCGCGGGCCGCCTCGCGCCGCTGGCCGCGGAGGCCGGCGCCGAGATCCTGCTCGTGCAGTCCACCGTCATCACGGAACAGCACCGCAGCGAGCGGGGACGGGCGCTGTCGCTCAGGGATCTGGTCGCCCAGACGAAGATTCCGGTCATGGCCGGCAACTGCGTGTCGTACGAGGCGGCGCTCCAGTTGTTCGAATCCGGCGTCTCCGCGGTGTTCGTCGGCGTCGGGCCGGGGGCGGCGTGCACGAGCCGGAAAGTCCTCGGCGTCGGCGTGCCGCAGGCGACCGCGGTCATGGACGTCGCCGCGGCGCGCGCGGAGTTCGCGCGCCGCACCGGCCGGCACGTGCCGGTGGTCGCCGACGGCGGGATCAGCGTGGGCGGGGAGATCGCGAAGTCGATCGCCTGCGGCGCGGACGCCGTGATGCTCGGGTCGCTGTTCGCGCGCGCCGAGGAAGCGCCGGGCCGCGGCTTCCATTGGGGCATGGCCACCCCGCACGCGGCGCTGCCGCGGGGGACCCGCATCGCGGTGCACACCGCGGGCACCCTGCGGGACATTCTGCACGGCCCCGCGCGCGTGGACGACGGGTCCCAGAACCTGATCGAGGCGCTGCGCACGGCGATGGGCATGTGCGGCGCGCGGTCAATCCGCCAGATGCAGCAGGCCGAGGTGATTATCGCGCCGGCGCTCGTCACGGAGGGGAAGACGATGCAGATCGCCCAGCGGGTGGGGCAGGGGCGGTGA
- a CDS encoding glycosyltransferase family 39 protein: MRRERLLLALVLSFAAVLFVFRLGAGSFWDVDEPRYTEAGRELLVSGHLLTPHLNGAPWLGPAPLWLWLQAGSGALLGFSEWSARVWGAAFGVLGVAATFGLGREWFGPRTGLLSALILATTLAYAVTSRLAVLDTAAVTWMLLALWAGYRGYRDHRRREYVLAGLFMALGVLTRGPGTAAVPILVFVLFLAYRRGFGRLREVPWPAAAAVFLAVAAPWYAVEAGRSGGAFLRAAVWGHAASRLAAPPAAHAAAFVTGIGVLAIGAVPWTAFLPGAAAYHYLRRWQDGSLLCLLWGGLVLLLAVAVGEGVPADVLPAFPVAAIAVGRLWEEFLFEGAGRLGRTLATSFALQIGVVVLLVVAAATFATARYPREFAAVRDFLLAPVGALVLGTGVTTVLFRLRRYTAAFLSLPATTAVFLGILYTGTLPAVETQKPIKPLAAALRPRLRPGDRVVAYMVEAPAALVFYSRHLVEQAGDPAALRRDLCAPGRAFLVARRDDLAGVAGLPPGLEPVDGYGPYVLEVKPAGPACRSGS, encoded by the coding sequence TTGAGGCGTGAGCGCCTCCTGCTCGCCCTGGTCCTCTCCTTCGCGGCGGTCCTGTTTGTCTTTCGGCTCGGCGCCGGCAGCTTCTGGGACGTGGACGAGCCGCGCTACACCGAGGCCGGCCGTGAACTTCTCGTCTCCGGCCACCTGCTGACCCCGCACCTGAACGGCGCGCCGTGGCTCGGTCCGGCGCCGCTGTGGCTGTGGCTGCAGGCGGGATCGGGGGCGCTCCTGGGGTTTTCGGAATGGTCCGCCCGCGTGTGGGGGGCCGCGTTCGGGGTCCTCGGTGTGGCCGCCACGTTCGGGCTCGGCCGCGAATGGTTCGGCCCGAGGACCGGTCTGCTCAGCGCCCTCATCCTTGCCACCACCCTGGCGTATGCGGTCACCTCCCGGCTGGCGGTGCTCGATACGGCGGCCGTGACGTGGATGCTGCTGGCCCTGTGGGCCGGGTATCGCGGCTACCGCGATCACCGCCGCCGCGAGTACGTGCTGGCGGGACTGTTCATGGCCCTCGGGGTGCTGACGCGCGGCCCCGGCACCGCCGCGGTGCCGATTCTCGTCTTCGTGTTGTTCCTCGCCTACCGGCGCGGCTTCGGCCGCCTGCGCGAGGTCCCGTGGCCGGCGGCCGCGGCGGTCTTTCTGGCGGTCGCCGCGCCGTGGTACGCGGTCGAGGCCGGCCGGTCCGGCGGCGCGTTCCTGCGCGCCGCGGTGTGGGGCCACGCGGCGTCCCGGCTCGCGGCCCCGCCGGCGGCCCACGCCGCCGCCTTCGTCACCGGGATCGGCGTCCTGGCGATCGGCGCCGTGCCGTGGACCGCGTTTCTGCCGGGCGCCGCCGCCTACCATTATCTCCGGCGGTGGCAGGACGGCAGTCTCCTCTGTCTCCTGTGGGGCGGGCTCGTGCTGCTGCTGGCGGTCGCCGTCGGCGAAGGCGTGCCGGCCGACGTCCTGCCGGCGTTTCCGGTGGCGGCCATCGCCGTCGGCCGGCTGTGGGAAGAGTTTCTCTTCGAGGGGGCGGGCCGGCTCGGGCGGACGCTCGCGACGTCGTTCGCGCTGCAGATCGGCGTAGTGGTGCTGCTCGTCGTGGCCGCGGCCACGTTCGCGACCGCGCGGTATCCGCGCGAATTCGCGGCCGTCCGCGATTTCCTGCTCGCACCGGTCGGTGCACTCGTGCTCGGCACCGGCGTGACGACGGTGCTGTTCCGTCTGCGCCGGTACACCGCGGCGTTCCTGTCGCTGCCGGCGACGACGGCGGTGTTCCTCGGCATCCTCTACACCGGCACGCTGCCGGCGGTCGAGACGCAGAAGCCCATCAAGCCCCTCGCGGCCGCGCTGCGCCCGCGGCTGCGTCCCGGCGATCGGGTGGTCGCGTACATGGTCGAGGCCCCCGCCGCGCTGGTGTTCTACTCGCGCCATCTCGTCGAGCAGGCGGGCGATCCGGCGGCCCTCCGGCGGGATCTGTGCGCGCCCGGGCGCGCGTTCCTCGTCGCGCGCCGCGACGACCTGGCCGGCGTCGCCGGGCTGCCGCCGGGCCTCGAGCCGGTCGATGGGTACGGACCCTACGTTCTCGAGGTGAAACCCGCGGGGCCGGCGTGCCGGAGCGGCTCGTAG
- the pyrF gene encoding orotidine-5'-phosphate decarboxylase encodes MGTPMDARDRLAVALDTPSLPAAEALAARLAGAVRWFKIGPPLFTAQGPAAVTALRAYGRVFLDLKFHDIPSTVAAGCAAAARLGASLCTVHALGGLAMMAAARQAAGTLEPRMRVVAVTLLTSGDAVTLDEIGIGGSPIDEVHRLARLAQRGGLDGVVASALDAAAIREACGEAFLIVCPGIRPRGTAAADQRRVVTPREAAAAGADLLVVGRPITEAPDPRAAAEAIVDEIASGEAAAPAR; translated from the coding sequence ATGGGAACACCGATGGATGCGCGCGATCGGCTGGCGGTAGCGCTGGACACGCCATCGCTGCCGGCCGCGGAGGCCCTGGCCGCGAGGCTCGCCGGCGCCGTGCGGTGGTTCAAGATCGGCCCGCCTCTCTTCACCGCGCAAGGACCCGCCGCGGTCACGGCGCTCCGCGCGTACGGCCGGGTTTTCCTCGACCTGAAGTTTCACGACATTCCGTCGACCGTCGCGGCCGGGTGTGCGGCCGCCGCGCGGCTCGGCGCGTCGTTGTGCACCGTGCACGCGCTCGGCGGCCTCGCCATGATGGCCGCGGCGCGGCAGGCCGCGGGTACCTTGGAGCCGCGCATGCGCGTCGTTGCCGTCACCCTGCTGACGAGCGGGGATGCGGTCACGCTCGACGAAATCGGGATCGGCGGCTCGCCGATCGACGAGGTGCACAGACTCGCCCGGCTCGCGCAGCGCGGCGGACTCGACGGCGTCGTCGCCTCCGCCCTCGACGCGGCGGCGATCCGGGAGGCATGCGGCGAGGCCTTTCTTATCGTCTGCCCGGGGATCCGGCCTCGGGGTACTGCGGCGGCCGATCAACGCCGGGTGGTGACGCCCCGTGAGGCCGCGGCCGCGGGCGCCGATCTGCTCGTCGTCGGCAGGCCGATCACGGAAGCGCCCGACCCCCGCGCGGCGGCCGAGGCGATCGTGGACGAAATCGCCTCGGGTGAGGCGGCGGCACCGGCCCGATAG
- a CDS encoding DUF3084 domain-containing protein, translating into MSVATILIPVLILVSGLVAFIGNLVGRAIGRKRLTLFGVRPRYTAQIITVLTGMTITVVTLAVVLLVSQDARQALFHLQEVQQQTRQLEAQIAAQQRELRALQVRDIIYQNDQEVLRTVIDGRDSLAATRLRVQTFVDLASQAARQRGAAPGPDGATIVISPPGLTVDIVSRDIAERAQRMVVRMIASENTVRGLPVHATILVFPDVLVFKEGQTVASASVDGRRPRQQIESALLDLAATCAAAAKRDGVVAPPFALTGGPVDVRLDPAVVLETVDRVKAAGAPTTVRAVALLDTYTVGPLTVTFR; encoded by the coding sequence ATGAGCGTCGCGACGATCCTGATCCCGGTCCTCATCCTGGTGAGCGGCCTCGTGGCCTTCATCGGCAATCTCGTGGGCCGCGCCATCGGACGGAAGCGGCTGACGCTGTTTGGGGTGCGGCCGCGGTACACGGCGCAGATCATCACCGTGCTCACCGGCATGACGATTACGGTCGTGACCCTCGCCGTGGTCCTGCTGGTCAGCCAGGACGCCCGTCAGGCCCTGTTCCACCTGCAGGAAGTGCAGCAGCAGACCCGGCAGCTCGAAGCGCAGATCGCCGCCCAGCAGCGCGAGCTGCGGGCGCTGCAGGTTCGTGACATCATCTATCAGAACGACCAGGAAGTGCTGCGGACCGTCATTGACGGCCGGGATTCGCTCGCCGCCACCCGCCTCCGCGTGCAGACCTTTGTCGACCTCGCCTCACAGGCCGCGCGGCAGCGCGGGGCGGCCCCCGGGCCGGACGGAGCCACGATCGTCATTTCACCGCCCGGGCTCACCGTGGACATCGTGTCGCGGGACATCGCGGAGCGGGCCCAGCGCATGGTCGTCCGCATGATCGCGAGCGAGAACACGGTGCGCGGCCTCCCGGTCCACGCGACCATCCTCGTCTTTCCCGACGTCCTGGTCTTCAAGGAGGGCCAGACGGTCGCATCCGCGTCGGTCGACGGCCGCCGCCCGCGGCAGCAGATCGAATCGGCCCTGCTCGACCTTGCGGCCACCTGTGCCGCGGCCGCGAAGCGGGACGGCGTCGTTGCGCCCCCGTTCGCCCTGACCGGCGGCCCGGTCGATGTCCGCCTGGATCCGGCCGTGGTACTCGAAACGGTCGACCGCGTCAAGGCCGCAGGGGCGCCGACGACTGTGAGGGCGGTCGCGCTTCTCGACACCTACACCGTCGGTCCGCTCACCGTGACGTTCCGGTGA
- a CDS encoding polyprenol monophosphomannose synthase, with the protein MTEPGATVVVPTYNERETLPALLRALATACGGTPGTCEVLVIDDSSPDGTGQVAAGVAAELHGVLPIIILTRPGKSGLASAVLEGVRRARGHLIVVMDSDLSHPPAVVPALLHALAAGADIAVGSRYVAGGGVRRWPWRRRVMSRGATWMARVLLGVRAADPMSGFFAARRPLFEDPPPSGLGYKILLELLVLHPRAAVVEVPYVFTERAGGRSKLDAREVANYLRLLGRLRTRRAAGRVP; encoded by the coding sequence GTGACCGAGCCGGGCGCAACGGTCGTCGTGCCGACCTACAACGAGCGTGAGACGCTCCCCGCGCTCCTGCGCGCCCTGGCCACGGCCTGCGGCGGGACGCCGGGAACCTGCGAGGTGCTTGTGATCGACGACTCCTCGCCGGACGGCACGGGGCAGGTTGCCGCTGGGGTGGCCGCCGAACTCCACGGCGTTCTTCCGATCATCATCCTCACCCGGCCCGGGAAGAGCGGACTGGCGTCGGCGGTGCTCGAAGGCGTCCGCCGGGCGCGGGGGCACCTCATCGTGGTGATGGACAGCGACCTCTCGCATCCACCCGCGGTGGTGCCGGCGCTGTTGCATGCGCTGGCCGCCGGGGCCGACATTGCCGTGGGATCCCGGTACGTCGCCGGAGGCGGAGTCAGGCGGTGGCCCTGGCGGCGGCGGGTGATGAGCCGGGGCGCCACCTGGATGGCCCGCGTTCTTCTCGGCGTGCGGGCCGCGGACCCGATGTCCGGGTTCTTCGCCGCGCGCAGGCCGCTCTTTGAGGACCCGCCGCCCTCGGGTCTCGGATACAAGATCCTGCTCGAGCTCCTCGTCCTGCATCCGCGGGCCGCCGTCGTCGAGGTGCCCTACGTCTTTACGGAGCGGGCCGGCGGCCGCAGCAAACTGGACGCCCGGGAAGTCGCCAATTATCTGCGCCTGCTCGGCCGGCTTCGGACCCGGCGCGCCGCGGGCCGGGTCCCATGA
- the guaA gene encoding glutamine-hydrolyzing GMP synthase: MTRAQLPATDDLVVVLDFGAQYSQLIARRVRELRVYSLILPYDTPLAELLALRPKGLILSGGPNSVYDAGAPHCDPALFTAGVPILGICYGMQLMAHVLGGHTGPAARREYGRTRLFVDESPDALFGGLERRLIGWMSHGDTVSRLPEGFETLAHSEHTPYAAVAHRPRRLYGLQFHPEVSHTPWGTDVLRNFLYTVCGCAPSWEMASFVDRAAEEIRAQVGAGRAICALSGGVDSSAAAALVFRAIGDRLTCVFVDHGLLRQGEAEGVVSVFRDHFGMPLVHVDARRRFLERLRTVTDPEQKRILIGREFITVFAEEASRLDRPEFLVQGTLYPDVIESGTRTAARIKTHHNVGGLPDVMPFRLIEPFRTLFKDEVRVVARTLGLPDEMVGRHPFPGPGLAIRVLGAVTEDRLETLRAADAIVREELRRAGVTREVWQAFAVLLPVHTVGVAGDARTYGHVVAIRVVTSEDGMTADWARLPADLLEAMSNRITGEVPGISRVVYDVTSKPPATIEWE; the protein is encoded by the coding sequence GTGACGCGCGCGCAGTTGCCGGCCACGGACGACCTGGTCGTCGTCCTGGACTTCGGCGCGCAGTACAGCCAGCTGATCGCCCGCCGCGTCCGCGAGCTCCGCGTCTACAGCCTGATCCTCCCCTACGACACGCCGCTCGCGGAGCTGCTCGCGCTGCGCCCGAAGGGGCTGATCCTGTCCGGCGGGCCCAACAGCGTCTACGACGCCGGCGCGCCGCACTGCGATCCGGCGCTCTTCACCGCGGGCGTCCCGATCCTCGGCATCTGCTACGGGATGCAGTTGATGGCGCACGTGCTCGGCGGCCACACCGGCCCCGCCGCCCGGCGCGAGTACGGCCGCACGCGGCTGTTCGTGGACGAATCGCCCGACGCGCTGTTCGGCGGCCTCGAGCGGCGGTTGATCGGGTGGATGAGCCACGGCGACACCGTCTCCCGGCTGCCCGAGGGCTTCGAAACGCTCGCGCACTCGGAGCACACGCCGTACGCCGCGGTCGCGCATCGTCCCCGGCGGCTGTACGGCCTGCAGTTCCACCCGGAGGTCTCGCACACGCCCTGGGGCACGGACGTGCTGCGCAACTTTCTCTACACGGTGTGCGGCTGCGCGCCGTCGTGGGAGATGGCCTCGTTTGTCGACCGCGCGGCCGAGGAGATCCGCGCGCAGGTGGGCGCCGGGCGCGCGATCTGCGCGCTCAGCGGCGGCGTCGATTCGTCCGCCGCGGCGGCGCTCGTGTTCCGCGCGATCGGGGACCGGTTGACGTGTGTCTTCGTGGATCACGGGCTGCTGCGGCAGGGTGAAGCCGAGGGCGTCGTGTCGGTGTTCCGGGATCACTTCGGCATGCCGCTCGTGCATGTCGACGCCCGCCGGCGGTTTCTCGAACGGCTTCGGACGGTGACCGATCCGGAGCAGAAGCGGATTCTCATCGGCCGGGAGTTCATCACCGTGTTCGCCGAGGAGGCCTCGCGGCTCGACCGGCCCGAGTTCCTGGTCCAGGGCACCCTGTATCCGGACGTCATCGAAAGCGGCACGCGCACCGCGGCGCGGATCAAGACCCATCACAACGTCGGCGGCCTGCCGGACGTGATGCCGTTCCGGTTGATCGAGCCGTTCCGGACGTTGTTCAAAGACGAGGTGCGGGTGGTCGCCCGGACGCTGGGCCTGCCCGACGAGATGGTCGGCCGGCATCCGTTTCCCGGGCCCGGCCTCGCGATCCGGGTGCTCGGCGCGGTGACCGAGGACCGGCTCGAGACGCTCCGGGCGGCCGACGCGATCGTCCGCGAAGAGCTGCGGCGCGCCGGCGTGACCCGCGAGGTCTGGCAGGCGTTCGCCGTGCTCCTGCCCGTGCACACGGTGGGCGTCGCCGGCGACGCGCGGACGTACGGCCACGTGGTCGCGATCCGCGTGGTCACGAGCGAAGACGGGATGACCGCCGACTGGGCGCGGCTCCCCGCCGACCTGCTCGAGGCGATGAGCAACCGCATCACGGGCGAAGTCCCGGGCATCAGCCGCGTGGTGTACGACGTCACGAGCAAGCCCCCCGCGACGATCGAGTGGGAGTGA
- the hpt gene encoding hypoxanthine phosphoribosyltransferase: MLDDVAEVLIREEDLAERIADLGRQISRDYEGKTPLFVGILKGASIFLSDLLRQVTIPCMLDFIATSAYGPGTENSGIVRILKDLDQTIEGRHVVVVDDIIDTGFTMDYLLETLKARYPASLRVCALLDKTSRRRRHVPIDYRGFEIPDKFVVGYGLDYAGVYRNLPFICVLKPEVYA, translated from the coding sequence CTGCTGGACGACGTCGCCGAGGTGCTGATCCGCGAGGAGGACCTCGCGGAGCGCATCGCGGACCTCGGCCGGCAGATCAGCAGAGACTACGAGGGCAAGACTCCGCTGTTCGTCGGCATCCTGAAGGGTGCGTCGATTTTCCTCTCCGATCTGCTCCGCCAGGTGACGATTCCATGCATGCTTGATTTCATCGCCACGAGCGCGTACGGGCCGGGCACGGAGAACTCCGGCATCGTGCGCATCCTCAAGGATCTTGATCAGACGATCGAGGGACGGCACGTCGTCGTCGTCGACGACATCATCGACACGGGTTTCACGATGGACTACCTGCTCGAGACGCTCAAGGCGCGGTACCCGGCCAGCCTCCGCGTCTGCGCGCTGCTCGACAAGACGTCGCGGCGCCGGCGCCACGTGCCGATCGACTACCGCGGCTTCGAGATCCCCGACAAGTTCGTGGTCGGGTACGGCCTCGACTACGCCGGAGTCTATCGAAACTTGCCGTTCATCTGTGTGTTGAAGCCCGAGGTGTATGCGTGA
- a CDS encoding S-layer homology domain-containing protein, which produces MRQTAVALAAALVFALVAPAFAQPFADVPTNHWAYDAIAELAAKGLVEGYPDGTFKGDRAMTRYEMAMVVARLLARIESIQIPAPAGPQVTKADLDALQRLINEFRAELAALGVRVTAIEEELNAIKAKLDNVRITGKLRLREDVAQDTQGGTGVGSTAASPGVNGNLRTSTTSASNVATVNRPRELFKLAFDAAVSPDVHFNLALINSGAGYEIFNSSATGAGFGNGAFGTVDDAFFQWKNAWGWPLEIRVGRMGGDLGVTYPVQFGPFGLIMNTGGDTWEDSSFDSGINVADGLWVQWHAASVADLMITGTVLRVMGGTGSPLSPLSGGSYLFGEDAYGVDANIQIFPGLRLGANYVGNTITPANNNPGPQGFGNVAQWHLYGPGGGSFNPGNTGVVSSSSYHCVTNIGANAVAMAAAGWGGNGIDCPALGNGWGVYVMWDAFPGIHFDGEWAQWTDSVFNTTDNGWQVNIHWDLGAMLGVGHKFSLDTGYLNYGQNFYPPYGAAEADIAAADAIYPGNANGWTAGFSFNLSDAWRFYGTGFFGNNASNGQQAQDWEAGIVYSFAPSASITFKYRTLSMGGVSQFNLYRAQLDYSF; this is translated from the coding sequence ATGAGACAGACTGCCGTAGCACTTGCGGCCGCGCTCGTGTTTGCCTTGGTCGCACCCGCGTTTGCGCAGCCGTTCGCGGACGTGCCCACGAACCACTGGGCGTACGACGCGATCGCTGAGCTCGCGGCGAAGGGTCTCGTCGAGGGCTACCCCGACGGAACCTTCAAGGGCGATCGGGCGATGACGCGGTACGAAATGGCCATGGTTGTCGCACGGCTGCTGGCCCGGATCGAGAGCATTCAGATCCCCGCTCCGGCCGGCCCGCAGGTGACCAAGGCGGACCTCGACGCACTTCAGCGGCTCATCAACGAGTTCCGGGCCGAACTGGCGGCGCTGGGTGTTCGCGTGACGGCGATTGAGGAAGAGCTCAACGCGATCAAAGCCAAGCTGGACAACGTCCGGATCACCGGGAAGTTGCGGTTGCGGGAGGACGTGGCACAGGATACCCAGGGCGGCACCGGCGTCGGCTCGACGGCCGCGTCACCCGGCGTGAACGGGAACCTGAGAACCTCCACGACCTCCGCCAGCAACGTGGCGACGGTGAACCGGCCGCGGGAACTCTTCAAGCTGGCCTTCGACGCCGCCGTGTCCCCGGACGTGCACTTCAACCTCGCGCTGATCAACTCCGGCGCCGGCTACGAGATCTTCAACAGCAGCGCCACCGGCGCCGGCTTCGGCAACGGCGCGTTCGGCACCGTCGATGACGCGTTCTTCCAGTGGAAGAACGCGTGGGGCTGGCCGCTCGAGATCCGGGTCGGCCGGATGGGCGGCGACCTCGGCGTGACCTATCCGGTCCAGTTCGGGCCCTTCGGGCTGATCATGAACACCGGCGGCGATACCTGGGAAGACTCGTCGTTCGACAGCGGCATCAACGTTGCGGACGGCCTGTGGGTCCAGTGGCATGCCGCCAGCGTGGCCGACCTGATGATCACGGGTACCGTCCTCCGGGTCATGGGCGGCACCGGGTCACCGCTCTCTCCGCTCAGCGGCGGCTCGTACCTCTTCGGTGAAGACGCCTACGGCGTCGACGCGAACATCCAGATCTTCCCCGGCCTGCGGCTCGGGGCGAACTACGTGGGCAACACGATCACGCCCGCGAACAACAATCCGGGTCCCCAGGGGTTCGGCAACGTCGCGCAATGGCATCTGTACGGTCCCGGCGGCGGCTCGTTCAACCCGGGGAACACCGGGGTGGTCTCGAGCAGTTCCTACCACTGCGTCACGAACATCGGCGCCAACGCGGTGGCAATGGCCGCGGCCGGATGGGGCGGCAACGGCATCGACTGTCCGGCGCTTGGCAACGGGTGGGGCGTGTACGTCATGTGGGACGCGTTCCCCGGGATTCATTTCGACGGCGAGTGGGCCCAGTGGACCGACTCGGTCTTCAACACGACCGACAACGGGTGGCAGGTCAACATCCATTGGGACCTCGGCGCGATGCTCGGGGTCGGCCACAAGTTCAGTCTGGACACCGGGTACCTGAACTACGGGCAGAACTTCTATCCGCCCTACGGGGCGGCGGAAGCCGACATCGCCGCCGCCGACGCGATCTACCCGGGCAACGCCAACGGATGGACGGCCGGATTTTCCTTCAACCTGAGCGATGCCTGGCGGTTCTACGGCACCGGGTTCTTCGGCAACAACGCCAGCAACGGTCAGCAGGCCCAGGACTGGGAGGCCGGGATTGTCTACTCGTTCGCACCGTCGGCGTCGATCACGTTCAAGTATCGGACGCTGAGCATGGGCGGCGTCTCTCAGTTTAACCTGTACCGGGCGCAGTTGGACTACAGCTTCTAG